Below is a genomic region from Tripterygium wilfordii isolate XIE 37 chromosome 12, ASM1340144v1, whole genome shotgun sequence.
TCAAAGTAGTATTCCTATTCAAGTTGCAATGCTAAAAtaatcattaaataaataataaacaaccACCACCTCAAAAACAAggcacaaaaagaaaacattgcCCCTCATTTGGTCATCACTTCCACTCCATTCGACCCGGCAATGATCACCGCATTTGCCATATCCAAGAACAATCCATGTTCCACCACCCCTTCAAATTTGGAAATCTCCCTCCCCGCCGCATTCCCGTCTTTGATGGGGTTCTTGAAGTACAAATCAACAATGTAGTTGTTATTATCAGTAACATACGGCTCCTCCCCTCCTCCTCCTTGAACCAATCTCAACTTTGCCTCACATCCTTCCTCCTTGAACAAATCTCTCAGCCTCTCCAAATTGTACTTCCAGCAGAATTGCACAACCTCCACTGGCATTGCCAACCCACTCCCACCTAACCCAGAAACCAATTTCGTCTCATCTGCCACCACCACAAACTTCTCCGACGCAGCCTCCACCATCTTCTCCCTCAACAGGGCCCCTCCACGTCCCTTAACGAGATTAAGGTCAGGATCAACCTCGTCGGCGCCGTCAATAGCGAGGTCAATTTTCGGGTGGTCATCGAGGACCGAGAGAGGGATTCCCAGGGATTTGGCTTGCTCTTCGGTGCGTTTCGAAGTGGGGATTCCGATAATGTCGGAGAGTTGGCCGGTGGAGAGGAGTTGGCCGAGCTTGGCGACAACAAAGGCGGCAGTGGAGCCAGTGCCGAGGCCGAGGATCATCCCAGATTGAACATAGGCGACGGCCTTATCGGCGGCGAGCTTCTTGAGGTCGTCTTGGGTGAGGGAAGTTGGGGCTGACTTGGCAGTGATGGAGAAGGTTTTAGTGGGGGTGCGTAGGTTAAAGGGAGGGGTCCGCAGGATAAGGCGAGTGGATAGGTGGCGACGGTGGTGgtcatggtggtggtggttggtTGAGGGAGGGGATAGGAGTGATAAGGAGGCCATTAGTTTTGGTGGAAGTGGTTGGTTTGGTATTGGTGGAATGGAATTGGGAGGTTGGTGTAGTTTTGGTTTTGAGCGGGGATACCACTAATTCAATATAGAAttacaataaagaaaaaaaaaaagaagagattgTGCaaaatgtttttcttctctcttttaggGTTTGCCCATTTGGAGGGTTAGGGGTGTTGGGTTTGGGAGGGTTAGGATTTTTATCCCATTGCACTCTTATTTATAATTGTAAATCTCACCTAATCAATCACAATTCATATCATGATTTACAAACTAAAATGAACATGATAACTGTGGAAGCTACAACCACATAGActtgaaaaggaaataaaatggCTAAACTAGTTGACCGACGCAAAGTGTGTTTGACAAGGGGTGCCTGTcttacttcttcttctctttatcGTCTTTTTAGTCTTCATGGTGGTTCGTCATCTTCTTACTTCTAGGCATGGTCTTGGCACGTCATGACGTGATCGATCACAAGAGACTACCTACTTCCTTGATGCTTGAGTTATTATACCAAATTATCCTGTGTAATCGCCACATCTTCAAATTGTGTAAATCGTGGTTATGGAACCATATCATGGTCTTTCTTCATGGAGGCTATTGAAGCACTAGGAATATGTGGCTCGTCGCACTCCTCTGAAATGTAGGTTTCATGCTTGTCGTTGATGAGAAGAGGCTAACGattgtcattcttgagtgtttCTGGTTGATGAACGTGGTAATGTGACTTCCACAAAGTGTAGGAGGAAGTCGATTGTGGTCTTTGGTTGTCGAGCAATTACTTAAGATCTGTATGAGATAATTTAGGAGCGTGTTAACTGCAAACTCCAAAATCTTTTGAGCCTTTTCTAAGATTATCCAACTAAAATCATTAGCTAATAAACTGCTTTTAAATAGAATAAAACAGCTTAAATAATAAATCCCTAGATTTTAGTTGATAAAACTTTTTTAGACAATCTTGATTTTTAGCAACAGATTCTTAGATTTCAACTTGCATAGAATCAAATTCTCtgtaaaacaaacaaacaattagTGTAAAACTTTCTTGTCCTCGTCATGTGTCCATTGGTGCTTGGATTAGAATGGCCCCTGGTGAACCCCATACCACCACGTTTCATCAAGTGAGAActagaaaatacaaaaatatcacCCATTAAAGCGATATATCACCCATTAATCctaattttatttcattaattttagAAAATACTAAAATATCCTATTTCTTTATTCATTAATTTCACTCCTCGAAACCAAAAAAGAGGGATTGAAGCGAAAGCCACGCACAGCACGCTAACTAACACGAACGGCAAAACATAACTTTCACATTACACCACACGTACAACATGAATTCATGCGATACATACACTGATACACCACTTCCAAACTCCCGTCAATCACGAAACCCGCACCCACGCTTGTCCAAAACCCCCTCACAACGCATGATCTACTTCTCTCCGCAAAACGCACACCCAAAGCTCCAATTTTTAGTTCCCAATCGTTAGATCCATAACCCGGAACTCGGTTTTCTCTTTCTCAAACACTTCCCTTGGAAGAATTTGGGGTTGAATGCGGTGTTAGACGGGAGATATGGCGGGACAGGTGGTGAAACTGAAGAGAGAGACTCTAGAGGCATGCATGACATGCCCTCTTTGTAATAAGCTGTTGAGGGAAGCTACTATGATATCTGTGTGTCTCCATACGTGTAAATTGCTCTATCtttggtttattttattttatgggcATGTTGTTGTTTTGCATATTTTGACCTGAGTTCTTTGTGTTCTGTCATTTCATGATCTGGGTTGGTACTTGTTTAGCAATTTCGATACTCACTTCTCTGTATTTTAGGATTCTTTGATGGTACGTGCCACTTTTACGATTTCAAATTCATTTGCAATCTTACATTTTGAAATATATTGATTGCTTGCTACGTGAATCTATTGATTGCTTCGGTGATCTTATTTGGTTACATCCCTTTGAAAATAATTATACACAGTTAAATTTGTTGTGATGCCATCAGGGATGATGATTGAAAATGTCTTCCTTTCATTTTTGAGTCGTACATAGTTGACTGGTGGGTCTACACTCCAGATTCCATATTTCATGTACTTAGGGAGCATCTGGAAGTCATTGCAGTGTGTCATTTGCTGTTTTTTGAAGAGTTAATACAAATTATTTATCATATTATTGGTAGAAGCACAATTGAGCATTGAGTGGTTGTTTCGTAAAGGCATGAATCCGAAAAATATGCTGTTTATTTCTGTTTAGTGTAGTTAGCTTTGATGTTCTAATTGTTGATTTTCCCGACATAAATATATGCAACTTTTCATATTGATATTAGTTAGTCTACATTAAAAGGTTTGTTATGTAAATATATTTTCACAGGTCTTGTCATTGAAGCACTTTGTGCTTTTGTTCTTAACTATATTTCAACATGCATTGTATCTGAGCCAAACATAACTAGTCAAATCTTACCATATCAATTGGTCTTCCATGCCTGAAAAGCAAGTTCTGCGGGTTGACTATTCTGTTTCATGCTCAAGTGAATTTTTGTTGTTAATTTTCCTTCTGGTTTATTAGTACTGTTTATTGTCTGCCCCCTGCAAATGGAAATTTATCTTCTTTGGAGTTTCATCTTCTGTTTATATAATTTTGTATAAAGTgcttttttcaaattaaatcacAAAATTAATCGTTTAAGCCCAGGTTACTTTCACTAGTAagttgcaacaatcatgagtatTTGGTGTTACAGCCCTGAGCCCCTGAGGCAGTTTGGCTTAGTCAGTTAGTTATTTGCTAACTGTTACAACTCTAACGTGGACCTAGAATCAGATAATGAGAATTTTGCGACGGAGGATAACTCATTGTCAAACTGCTTAGAAATAATGTCACATACACTACTTAACGTGTATGCAAAAGTTCTCCGTTACATCATGTCCTTTTTACCTCTTATGACCTTGTCATCTCCTTCTAACTTATTATCAGTGTGCTTTACCTTCATTTTGTTTATTGAATGATCTGAAAAAGGATATAACCTGTTTTTTGCGTAcgatgatttttttcttttaatatggAAAGGGGATGGCGTTAGGCAGGGGGCTTGTTTTATGCTTGTCTAATAGATATTTAGAAGAGCCATGCACCTTCCAGTTCCCACATCATCTCCATAGATTTTTTATTCGACGATTTGTTCCTAGTACTTTGATTTTTGAAACCATACCAGTCTGCAGGAAGTGCATATATGAGAAGCTTTCAGATGAGGAGGCTGATTGCTGTCCTGTATGCAATATTGATATAGGGTGTCTTCCTGTAGAGAAGCTCAGGTTAGTATGTGATTATgaatttttgttctctttttagtATACGTGCACGCAAGCATACTCAATCTGGCTCACTGGCATATGACGCATGTAAACATAAGCACatgcttctttctttctctttttctctttgcgctctcttttccttttcctttatttcttCTTATCGAATgaaccactttttttttttttttttttttttaagtttttgtagTCGTAGAAATTCTATGTAGATGGAGGGGATTTCTTGAGTGTTTATGCAAAATGGATCTACTTAGTAGGGTTGCTCTTTGATTTTAAGATTTAAGCATGTTAAATTGCTCGTTACTTGTTAAACTGCTTAATAGCCCATGTTTAAGCAACTAATGCATTTATTAGTGTAACACCTTCATGAGAAAGCAAAGTGTtcaattatgtttggaatgttCTATGCCATCAAGTAATTAATCCATACGTCATTCCTCTCCTGCTTGATATTGTCGATCAATACTTATTCAAATATTATGTTATGGTATTTCCTAGAATTTTCTAGTTGAAATGTAATTGGAAATCCCAGAAAAAAGGAGGCAAAACCCAATGCAAAAGGCTTTAACAATGCTGGCAGAGTCTGGGAAAAGTAAATGTAACATCTCAAATACACTTGGGAAAATTTCATGTCGTACAAGACTTGTACACTCATGGTCTCTCTTTCAGATTGTTCTTTTATGTAATTCTTCTTTCAGAAGTTATAAATTTTATGCACAAATCCCTATTTTGTGGTTGCACCTTTACTTTTATTTGCTTTGTGTCCCCTTTCATATCTTCAatcttgttttcctttttgtgtGTATAAGATGATCTCCCTTCCTTGTCTTCTTCTGTTATTCCTTGTATCAAAATATCCAAACTATGCAGTTTTTTTCCTGGATCTAgatgttcatagattcaactATTCTGCTTTCAAATCTATTGTATTAATACTTTTAAATATTTATCCATTGAGTTGAAATATGGAGATAAGAATTGGaatggttgcaagttgcaacgGCACTATTCCCTTGGCCATTTACTTGATAGTATGGAGAGAGAGACTAGAAAAGGTCTTTTGAAGAGCAATCCTCTATGACTGTAATGTTATAATTGGCCAAATTCTTTCTGTTATTGTCGAAGATCCCGATGTATTTTTTCATATGTACTTGATTGGGTTTTTTCATACGTACTTGAGTTGCTATCGTTTTCGTCTTTGCTAAAATGATGACATCCCCTTGGGGCCTTAATTTCAATAATCTCTCTTTAAATGGGAGGTGTGGGGGTGGGAACCATCAAGAACAACAATAGCCATGTCTTCTATGTTCAAACTAACATGCTTTCCTGAAGCATTTCTTTCTTGGTTGTCTCTCAACTATTTCAAATACTTGATATGTGTTTTTAAGGTTTAACTTTAATATTATGCATATGCAAGCTGTCCTTTtttaccaaaagaaaataaataaaaacattcaGTTGCTTTACCAATGCTTTTTCCTAACTAGTCTTATACAAATGTTGGAGACAAAGTCAAGAATAAGTCGTATGAATGAATTCCATGGTTGCAGTAGAGAAGGTCACATGTTTCAATAATACTTAGTCATagaattgatgcttttgaaatctactatatatattaaattaaacgAATTTTCACTTGACTTTTGAGTCCTTTTTGTGTGCGAGTGTTTGTGTTCTGGATGTTTACTTGACTTTGAGTCGATTCTGGATATCAATTTTTATCATCATACACTGGCTGTTGGTGGTTCATTCATTTAACAATCTGTGAAAAAATTGAAACACTTCCACACAAACTAAGTAATAATGATTGTGTTTGCTGCAACCAATTGCATCTTAACATTCGCTCTCCCAGTCTCCCTTACTTTAATTCCATTGTTACAAAGTGGAGCCCGGAAGTTTCATTCAGTTATGTCTTCTGCTATTGGGAATTCTTTAAACAACTTTCTAGCAAAACAATTAGTTGATAATGCATATTTTGATGCTCCTTTTAAATTTTGCAGGCCTGATCATAATTTGCAAGACATAAGAGCAAAAATATTTCCTCTCAAAAGAAGGAAGATTAAGGCTCCTGAAATTACACCTTCAGTTGCAGCGCCTGCAAAGAGGAAGGAAAGATCACTGTCATCACTGGTGGTCAGTGCTCCCAAAGTATCCACCCAAACAGGCTTGACGGGAAGGAGAACAAAAGCTGGGGCGAGAAAGGCTGCGTCTTTACGAGGTTGTGGTTTTATTCATGAGTTACCCattaagaaagaagaaattttgGAAGATCATCCTATGAGCTCAAGCTCGCCCGAGTCTCTAAACAAAACTGCTCAAAATAAATGCCAGGTAAGGATGACTTTTTTCCGACTCCTTATTCTTTACTAGCTTGAGTTCTGATTGTGAGCTGTTTCGAAGCTACTCTTGCATTTATgctgtttctttcttcttctttttagggGGTTGGGGTGGGGTGGGCAGATCTTTTTTATCTGTATTATGAGTTCCTTACCAATCATTAAATCAACACAGGGTTCTGTTGTGGAGCGTTCTAATGACGGCGAGGCTAAAGAAGATACAGGGAAAGATGTTGAAACAATAGAAGGAAAAGTTGACCTGTGGACACCCCTAAACTGTCTCGTTGAAGCTGCTAACAGGACCAAGTCTTCTAAGTTAAATTCACCAGTTTCCTTTTCTAAGTCAGGGACATCCAATGTCCCTGATTATGAATTTTATTCACCTGAGTCAAAAGCCAAAAAAGAGTCTCCTAGTGTTCGTGATGGTGAAATATTTGTGCCTAAATCCAAAAATAAAGATCGTGGAAATAATACCAAGGTTGAAGATATTAAGGGAGGGACAATTTTGCTTCCAGGACCAGTGAAACGGAGACGATTTCGTGCAGCATCAAGGAAAAGGGCAGTTATGTCTGATGGGCAGTGCACCTCGGCACAAGCCATGGTAGATGCTTCAGTTTCCAAGTGCAACAGAAGAAACAGACCAATTTGGTTCTCTTTGGTTGCTTTGGAAGACCAGTAAGTTGACCATAACGTCTAAGACATTTAAATATTTTCCTTTACAAGCTTGATGTTACCGATTTAGTGATAGGTTCTGAATTTAAGGTAAATTCTTCAGGAAAGGAGACGAGTCATTGCCGCAGATTCCCACTTGTTACTTGAGGATTAGGTGAGTTACTTTGATATCATTTTGCATTTGATTTCCACAGTTGTGTAAATTCTTTGAGTTCATGGTCTGACCTCTGCCTATTACGGTGTGATCTTTTACAACCATAAGTTTAGTATTATACTATACCTTTCTTACAAGATCTAATGCATGCCAAGTATGAAATTAGCAGTCTATCCACCTATGTATTACCAATTGCTGTTGTCTTTTGTAGTCACTGTAAGGACAAGGTTTTGGCCGCTGGTCAGGTGTGGGATTTTATTAGATGAAGGCTGATAGTACCCATTAGCATAGGAAGCAAGCTTTTGTGAAACATGTAATCAACATGTGAGATCAGTGATTTAAGGCTCCTTCACTTGGGTGTAAGCCGTAATCCCTCCTGTTTATGTGTTTGTGTTCTTGTTCGCATGTGGGTGCTTGTACTAAATCTCCAAGGAGTTCGGTGTTTTTTACGTGGCAACTATCACTATTATACCATAAGAAAGTAAAATGTTACACTAAGTTTTAAGATGTCCAAAGTACATGAAGAGAGACCATCTCATTAGTTTGAAAACTAGATTATATACAGAACTGTTGTCGTTGCTAGCTTGTGCTGAATTGATGTCCTCTATGCTAAATTGATATGGTGGGCATTTCGGAGGGGAAGTTTATGTAtgatttcttaattttttttttccttctttttttttttcaattagctTAAGCTAATGAGTGAAATTTTATGTTACCGTAGTTGGGGGCCTACATTTTGATATGGCCATGTTTCATATTGTATTGACATTTTGGTTTTGTGCATTGTAGGGATGGTAAAATGACGGTCTCGTTCATCCAAAAGTACCTTGCAAAGAAACTTTATCTTCCAAGTGAGGCTGAGgtggctttttctttctctccattttATTGAGCTGAGCGTATTCAGTATTCGCATTTTCTATTAAAGCAGATTaccttttactttttaaattttcaacttctatCTATAATTTGCGAACCAAAGGACAAACTCCTTGAAACATCTTTGCCAATTGCCATCGAGGGTAAGGCTAGATACAACTTGTCGTTTTCCTTGCCTACTGTGGGAACTTTTTGCACAACAATGAGCCTACATTTTTCGGTGCAATATTTTCACTGCAAGTACATATTGTCATATTGATAGGTGGAGATTTTATGCCGAGGCCACCCCGTGCTTCCAACGCTGCAATTACATAACCTGGTGGATATATGGTTTCGAACAGCACCGACATCAAAGAAGGTACCAGCATCCATCGGCTCCTCGGCCAAGGACTTTGTAATGGTCCTGTCATACTGTCGAAAAGTTCGAGCCTCTTAAAACgagcttcctttttcttttctttttgtcgtGTTTTGTCGTTGAGCTTTCTGATTGCGAAATGTTTGGCACCGGATTTTGAAGTTGAATTTACTGAGGCCATCTTATCTGTTCTTCCCGTGCTTGGACAGTGAATATgataatttgtatgaattcattTAGTTTAATTAGTTTCGATCGCTGATTATTCGTTTTCAAAGTGAACAAAACTGGTGTTTGTTCATTGTAATAGGGCGTTATTGCATGATTTCCAAGAGGAAGAAATTAATAGACAACAAACTGACACTGTGATGTCTTTTCCACACTTAGTAGTTAGCATATCGCACTTCTTTGTAAAACCATGTTAAAAATATTCTCGTGGGTGGTTTTGTAGTTTGGATTGTTGTCTATGTGTTGGCGCTCCTCTATGCTGGACAGGAGATTCTGACTCAGGGTGGTAGGAGTGTTTGAGTATGTGATGTGATGATTTGTGTTTCGATTGTATCAGGACTTGCTCTTAGTTCAAAGTATTTGATATGAAGTTTTATGCATCAATATGTTGGTTCGAGGGTATCTTCTTGGAATACAAACACCGGAATGAGAGTGTTTCTATTAGATagaatgaaaataacacatcAAAGCGTTGATGGACCAAAATTTCTGAATTCTGATGGAGTTACTAATCtggaacaattttcaattttgagtgACCAAAATGAAATCTTGCGCATCTTTGGATGACCAAAATTCATGAACCTAAACGTTGATacttccaaggaaaaaaaaaacgatgGGCCCAATTAAATTGAAATCTCTGTAATAAACGGGCCCCAGGCCCAAGGAGATGACTTTATACAGAACAATACACACGAAACTGTAGCTGTTTGTGTTCCTTTCCTTGCCCTGCAGATTGATTGAGCTCGACTGATTTTTTCCTTTCCCTACTCGTCGCTCCTTCTTCAATCGAACATGCAACAGGTAATAAACCTTCATAAACCCCAGATCCTGTTTTCAGATGTTTATGTTGTGTTGATTTGTGTGCGCTGAATGCTCAAAAACGAGACTTGAAATTATTTTACGTGAAGGAAGGGGCTTCTCAGATGGAGGTCACTTGGGAGGATCAGCAGAACATCAATAGATTCAGCAGATTAAATACTCGCTTTCACGAGCTGGAAGAAGAAATCAAGATCTCCAAGGTTTGAACTAACTtctcttttaaaatttttttttgccgTTTTTTAAAGTAATATGTGATTTTGGGTCTTACACCATTTTTATTACTATGTTTTAACATTCACTAGGACTTGGATTagtattattattgttgttgttgtcatcTGGAGCCAAATTTTGATATGGATTCTAAAAGGGTTTTGAGAACAACTCTGATATTGACAATCTCGATGGGTTAATGTGCCTGCCTAGGTGTTTGATTTGATGTTTTACATATTGATGAGTAGATGGGTGGTTGTGTAGTTTTATGGTGTTATTAGAGACTTGCTTTTGACTTGTGTGAGGATTGTTTGTGTTCAAATATGATGAGAAGATTGGTTCTtaaattctcttgtttgatgGAGCTTATTTAGCAAATGACCTCTACGGTTTTCGTTTTGTTGTATAAAGTATCTCAATGGGGATGCATATGGTTGTTAAAAAGGTACACTTTCTTGTACTGTTatttaaatagagtataatggcaaGGCAGATTTCATGTTCATTACCATAAActtatttgttgtattattatcTAACAGAAAACTAGGATAGAGTGATGAATATCAAACGTAGAACATAAAGTGGACTCAAAAGCTTAAAGATTCTCTATACAGTGCTTTTAGCATACGGACATTTGTATTCGACTATACCTCATATAACCATTAAGATGCTCAGCCATCCCATTATATTGCTTCCCTCCATCCTTGGGGGAGATACTTTGAATAATAGTGTACAAAATACATTTCCCATAATAAGATATCAATATAGTTGTCTTCTTAGAGGTATTTATAGTTTTTAAAAGTAAATTACTTATTGTGTAAACAACTTGCGATATTATGCGAGACCAAGACAATAAAAGGTTATGAACAATACTAGAATAGTGATATGCTATCTGATATAAGATTTAACAATTGTGGTGATGCATATAACAGAAGTTGAAGgttaatttttctttgttcttacCTTTCTAAGCTAGCCTTCATATCTACTTATGTCTTTGAGGAAAGCAAAGGGCATTTAATACACTGCCATTATCCAATTAGTTTATATGCTCCGGCCTTAGCTTGCATCAGGTTATGACCAAGTTTTTGACAAAACTAATTGGTTTCGAGATTGTCCTTGGTCGTTCTCCATGTTGGGGGCAGGGGGCTTGGCCACTGGATTTTTTACTGTCTTTATTAACTATGTAACTTTGGTCTCTCTGTTGGCTTGGTTTGGAGATTAACCTTGGTCATTCTCTGTGATGTTGGGGGGTATGTTGGCTGTTTGTTTCCTTTGATAAAGGCTAATGCAATTTTTATATATTCTCGAATGGCTTAATACCTCAAAGTTGTGGTTCTCTTTTCATCATGGCAAGTAATATCGGTAATGTTTAAGAGTATTTCGTTGTTTcttaatcttttcttttttttctttctactttGTACTGTTTGGAGGCACCCCTTTAGTACCCTGCcatagcaattttttttttttttcattgaaagaaaaaagttttacATACTAAAGCTTAACATGGAAAACAGGTTATACTGTCGTGAACAATCCCATTTCTCCTACTCAAGTCTAAGTTTGCACCTGTTGTATTTCCTTCTAACTCAAAGAAATTATCCTCGTCAGGAAACAAATGATAATCTGGAGGATGCGGGCAATGAGCTGATTCTCACCGATGAGGAGGTGGTTCGGTTCCAAATAGGAGAAGTCTTTGCACATGTATCTCGGGATGAAGTTGAGAACAGAATAGAAGAAATGAAAGAGGTGACTAGCAAGAACTTAGAGAAACTCAAGGAAGAAAAGGAATCCGTTTTAGCGCAAATGGCTGAGTTGAAGAAGATTTTATATGCAAAGTTCGGGGACAGCATCAATCTAGAGGAGGATTAATACGGCTTCAATGGGTTTTTGGCCCTCtaattttgttgttcatttcTTGCTTCGTTATGGCCATCTTTTGTTAAGGAGAATGTTTATTTGTCTCCTCAATGTGTGGTGTATGTTGCTGTCAACCTCTAGTCTTGTTGAAGATTGTCTATTCC
It encodes:
- the LOC120010805 gene encoding probable prefoldin subunit 4 → MQQEGASQMEVTWEDQQNINRFSRLNTRFHELEEEIKISKETNDNLEDAGNELILTDEEVVRFQIGEVFAHVSRDEVENRIEEMKEVTSKNLEKLKEEKESVLAQMAELKKILYAKFGDSINLEED
- the LOC120010804 gene encoding probable ribose-5-phosphate isomerase 3, chloroplastic, which produces MASLSLLSPPSTNHHHHDHHRRHLSTRLILRTPPFNLRTPTKTFSITAKSAPTSLTQDDLKKLAADKAVAYVQSGMILGLGTGSTAAFVVAKLGQLLSTGQLSDIIGIPTSKRTEEQAKSLGIPLSVLDDHPKIDLAIDGADEVDPDLNLVKGRGGALLREKMVEAASEKFVVVADETKLVSGLGGSGLAMPVEVVQFCWKYNLERLRDLFKEEGCEAKLRLVQGGGGEEPYVTDNNNYIVDLYFKNPIKDGNAAGREISKFEGVVEHGLFLDMANAVIIAGSNGVEVMTK
- the LOC120010803 gene encoding E3 ubiquitin protein ligase DRIP2-like, which encodes MAGQVVKLKRETLEACMTCPLCNKLLREATMISVCLHTFCRKCIYEKLSDEEADCCPVCNIDIGCLPVEKLRPDHNLQDIRAKIFPLKRRKIKAPEITPSVAAPAKRKERSLSSLVVSAPKVSTQTGLTGRRTKAGARKAASLRGCGFIHELPIKKEEILEDHPMSSSSPESLNKTAQNKCQGSVVERSNDGEAKEDTGKDVETIEGKVDLWTPLNCLVEAANRTKSSKLNSPVSFSKSGTSNVPDYEFYSPESKAKKESPSVRDGEIFVPKSKNKDRGNNTKVEDIKGGTILLPGPVKRRRFRAASRKRAVMSDGQCTSAQAMVDASVSKCNRRNRPIWFSLVALEDQKGDESLPQIPTCYLRIRDGKMTVSFIQKYLAKKLYLPSEAEVEILCRGHPVLPTLQLHNLVDIWFRTAPTSKKVPASIGSSAKDFVMVLSYCRKVRAS